The Mus caroli chromosome 1, CAROLI_EIJ_v1.1, whole genome shotgun sequence genome has a window encoding:
- the Acadl gene encoding long-chain specific acyl-CoA dehydrogenase, mitochondrial produces MAARLLLRSLRVQSARSAPRPPPSARCSHSGAEARLETPSAKKLTDIGIRRIFSSEHDIFRESVRKFFQEEVIPHHTEWEKAGEVSREVWEKAGKQGLLGINIAEKHGGIGGDLLSTAVTWEEQAYSNCTGPGFSLHSDIVMPYIANYGTKEQIEKFIPQMTAGKCIGAIAMTEPGAGSDLQGVRTNAKKSGSDWILNGSKVFITNGWLSDLVIVVAVTNREARSPAHGISLFLVENGMKGFIKGRKLHKMGMKAQDTAELFFEDVRLPANALLGEENKGFYYLMQELPQERLLIAELAISACEFMFEETRNYVKQRKAFGKTVAHIQTVQHKLAELKTHICVTRAFVDSCLQLHETKRLDSGSASMAKYWASELQNSVAYECVQLHGGWGYMWEYPIAKAYVDARVQPIYGGTNEIMKELIARQIVSDS; encoded by the exons ATGGCTGCGCGCCTGCTCCTCCGCTCCCTGCGCGTCCAGAGCGCCCGCTCGGCGCCACGCCCGCCGCCCTCCGCCCG ATGTTCTCATTCTGGAGCAGAAGCACGTCTAGAAACTCCTTCTGCTAAAAAATTAACTGACATTGGAATCAGGAGAATCTTTTCCTCGGAGCATGACATTTTCCGGGAGAGTGTAAGGAAGTTTTTCCAAGAAGAAGTGATTCCTCATCACACAGA ATGGGAGAAAGCTGGAGAAGTGAGTAGAGAGGTCTGGGAAAAAGCTGGCAAGCAGGGCTTGCTTGGCATCAACATCGCAGAGAAACATGGCGGCATTGGTGGGGACTTGCTCTCAACAGCAGTTACTTGGGAAGAGCA AGCGTACTCCAATTGCACAGGCCCTGGCTTCAGCCTCCACTCAGATATTGTCATGCCCTATATTGCGAATTACGGCACAAAAGAACAGATCGAGAAGTTCATCCCCCAGATGACGGCGGGCAAGTGTATCGGTGCCATAGCCATGACAGAGCCTGGGGCTGGAAG TGACTTACAAGGAGTAAGAACGAACGCCAAAAAATCTGGGAGTGATTGGATTCTCAATGGAAGCAAG GTGTTCATCACCAATGGCTGGCTAAGTGATCTCGTGATCGTCGTGGCCGTCACCAATCGTGAAGCTCGATCGCCTGCCCATGGCATTAGCCTCTTTTTGGTGGAAAACGGAATGAAAGGATTTATCAAGGGCCGGAAGCTACATAAGATGGGAATGAAAGCTCAG GACACAGCAGAACTGTTCTTTGAAGATGTCCGATTGCCAGCTAATGCCTTACTTGGAGAAGAGAATAAAGGCTTCTACTACCTCATGCAAGAGCTCCCACAG GAAaggctcttaattgctgagttgGCAATTTCTGCCTGTGAGTTCATGTTTGAAGAAACCAGGAACTACGTGAAGCAAAGAAAAGCTTTTGGGAAAACAGTTGCACACATACAG ACGGTGCAGCATAAACTAGCAGAATTAAAGACACACATATGTGTCACCAGAGCTTTTGTGGACAGCTGTCTGCAGTTGCATGAAACCAAACGTCTGGACTCCGGTTCCGCTTCCATGGCAAAATACTG GGCATCTGAATTACAAAACAGTGTAGCTTATGAATGTGTTCAACTCCACGGAGGCTGGGGGTACATGTGGGAATACCCGATTGCAAA